The sequence TTTATTGCCGACAATGAAGGAAGAGGCAGAGAAAAATGTGTATCCAGGAATTCGTAACATGACCTTTCTCATTGCCGCacgtaaaataaatgtaatttgtggTAATAAgcctaaatatgttccagaagtggcactgctgtatatttaggATATTTTCCTCAGCCGAACAgcatgtttattgtttattacgaattagtagggattcacacatgaattcattgcatcataatagcgattgtttgacctagcaattgattacgacataatttataatagcaattcacacgttgattttTGCGTCATAAAAGCGATTATCCCTTGAATATTTAGCCTGCAGCTGCTTGAAAACAAGTTGGATATTTATCCTTTTACGTATACGATCAAGTAAACTTAGTAAAGGATTGATatgtttgcaataaatattaaatacttgGACCGGGGCTATGAAGCAGACGATGTTGGTATTGTTCGCGAATTTGGTGTAAAAAATAGGAATGtgttgaagttgtaaaagattcgccgagcgccgagaTTCAACGAAAAGCTTGGCCCaagcttatgacgtcactaaggAGAAAGTCGTATGAGAATACGTTCCTGTTAAGACGAAAGgcgtcgctaatcaaaatcattTAGAAAACGTGGTTTCCGGTGAAAGAGGAGACGTAATGCAGCACTTCTTAttaattcaatataaaaaagtttaagaatttatgtttttttattaaaaatcaggCTAATCAGATACgaaacattgggcgctcgtgttTTTCGATAGCGGCTGTAATTCGACACCGGCTGTAATCGAGACGGGCAAATTCGCTAACGTTGCAATTCGTGACGTCATGCCCGGCCCTGTGGTTTTTTAATCTATGCCgacgtattttaaaaaccgtCGACAACTGGTTGCTGACCTACTTTTAAATGACTGTCCAGGGCTTATAAACATACCTAATTGTAGGAGTTAACAACAATGTTATCAGCtaaacacataaaaactaAATCTTACAATAGTTGCACTAAAATGTCAATGCTAAGAGAAGCATGCAAGAGCCTGTACTGAAAGGCAGACTAGAGAGACAGCTATGCACACATTAATACGACACTTTGCAACTAttagtttaacattttcttgGGAAAACCACTGTCAGAATAATCCTAGATCCGCCcataggcgcctaacatgGTCAGACAGGTTAGGCAAATGCCTAACCTGGAATTTGGCACATTGCCTATTAATTGCTTCATAATAAGATATTCAAACGCAAACGATTAACGTATttcataaagttaaaccattaTGCGTCCACAATTGAAGCTCTAGTTCTGGCCAAATTTACGTAACTTTTAATGCCAGTTAAACATACACTCACCAACGTAACTGTTACATCACAagctgtattgtgatgtcatccatTATCGCAAGGTAAGAAATATCAACTTGCGGCGATACACTACGTCACAAACGGCATTGTGATGCAATCCATTATCGTAACCTACGTATTGCCTAATCCCAAACTAGGATGTTACATTACCTCACAATCGCCATTGTGATAGAAACAAAGATCGTAGGATATTGCGTGTGCCTGCGCCTGCAAGTTTGCGATCTTTTAATACTTTACAACCGCTACTACTGTGTGTATACGTTCAACGTGCTGCGTAACGAGTAATACGAAAGTTAAACCCTAACCAATGCATAATGTGCGAGTGTGCTAATTACCTTATTAGCTTACGTATGATGTAATAAGTAGTTGACgttggtaatcctttagctggtggccacctgaaNNNNNNNNNNNNNNNNNNNNNNNNNNNNNNNNNNNNNNNNNNNNNNNNNNNNNNNNNNNNNNNNNNNNNNNNNNNNNNNNNNNNNNNNNNNNNNNNNNNNNNNNNNNNNNNNNNNNNNNNNNNNNTGATTTGAAGatctataataataaatgaatgaatgtaacttgattgaTCTTTGCGCAGCGGAAAAAAGTCTTTATTACACGAATGAtgtgtttcatgcacctcgtgcctgcttatcaagttaccatgtgtaCATCTTTTTgagtgtgtttttattttttttgtatgggtgattttagacaacccattggtgaccactggatttgagcaattgttgttaaatgtcttgcagttaggtaaataaatgaaaaaatgaaactattAAACCATGTGTGGTgaggaaatgacagtcgttataacacaggcaCTGGCGTAGAGTACGGGCGTGCGGGAGTGCGACGCACTCCTGCCAATTTACGCATTCGCTACTCCTGTTAAATGCACGGCTACTGCACGTGCGTAAAATGTTTCGACGATGACATTAATTCAAAAagaaatgtgtttaaaatttgacatatATTTGCGCAAACAagattattacaacataacatcgtattgtttgtaaatatgccCCAAATCACGCCCATTTTACACCTCTCTGATTGACCAATCAGAAACGAAGGAATCGTGGATTAACTAGCATTATTACGTGTGCTAGTCAAGACAATCGCGTAATACGTATGGGATATTGGAGTATTTAGAATagcaatgtttaatttacttgATTGCGAGTTGCGAATGCGCGTCAGgcatgtaaaaaacaaaaatacggCAGATACTGAttcgtatttaaatttatctggCAGTTTCGTAATTCGTATAGACGCATGCGTTTTGCTTACACCAATGTGTTTTACGAATGTTAAAATcgtgttaaaaatactaaattcgCAGtggtgttttagttttttacttatatattAACTAATTTTCTTCTGTTGCCCCACTGACAGCGTTTTTTGGCTATAACCAACAACTTCTCGCCCGGTcttgataattaaaaaatgtcaatctagtttcgttttttttccGATCAAAGCCAGATTACCGCAACGATTTCAACTTGCAACACACACAAACTGTCAGATAAACATTTGCAggtaaaacgttttttttgctCATGAAAAAAACAGCTCTCCTGATATAAATACGGCACAGTTTCATGTACCATACATCTCAAACTATGTTTGGTCAGCATACAAATTATTAACGAAAgctagtttaaaatactataaaaCTTATCGGCGATCACCGAGACACCGGCCGCAGTTTATGGCAACCAACACTTTTTTTCTACCGACAACCAACTTCTTCTTTTGAAATTACCGGGAACTTAGTGGCGGTTTAAGAATGCCTGGTTTGCAACTAATTCCCAAACATACACGTGTCGAAATACTGGTTTATATTGCTCACGTAATACGCATTCGTCACAATTCCTATTATTGCGAAATAGCTATTTGTGTTACTCACAATTACGAATGTCTCTTGCCGTATAAATGCCGGAGTTACGTCAGAACTGCACGAATAGGTAACCTTTGTTACGTTACATTATACGATTTGTTACGCAGCCGGCGAAGTAAATAATTCCAGACTACTAAAATATTGAGCGGTTTNNNNNNNNNNNNNNNNNNNNNNNNNNNNNNNNNNNNNNNNNNNNNNNNNNGTGCGTCTTAGCATTTCTGGttgcgtgcgtgtctgcggttaagggggctgtcatgtggttgcagcaatttataatatttcattataaaaaagttaaagagtttttggctttttattgaaaatctgATACGAAATcattgggcgctcgtgtaattcgaCACCGGCTGTAACTCGATACCGTCAAAttgctgacgttgcgattcgttacttgcgagagagcaaattcacaacgaacgaaaaacaattaaagagaaagctacgctgaccagtctcgttatctcttaggagctttactttttttcatttttaatatttttcgctctcgcgtgtaacattatagcataaggctcggcgctcggcccagttttcagccgagcgccgagcatcaaaaaaggagacgctcgggtacgagcttttgagttcgggctcggctcggcacatccctactgactagtctcgttatctcctcttagtagcttcacttttttttcattttcagtatttttttcgcgtgcaacattatagcaatagcatatgAGGCTCGGGTTTACAGGCTACATTCATTTTGCAGGCTCATATGAggcgtcaaaaaaggagacgctcgggcacgagcttttgagttcgggctcggctcgaCACATCCCTATTTTAAACTACCTTTCTCATAGCTGCGtgtaaaatgaatgtaatttgcctATTAAACGTGGCAACAGGCAGTAATTTACAaactaaatatgttccagaagtataactgctttatatttacaatgttttccttaaccaagcagcatgtttattacgaaacagAAAGCATttacacgtggattcattgtgTCACAATATCGATTGTCTAGCCAGGTAATTGATCACGACACAATAGCAATTCACGTTGCTTGAAAAAAGGGTtaaatatttgccttttcatgCATGCAATATGTGTTTAGCTATCGACTTAAATGAAACACATCACTtgtaacaaagaaaaaacggtaaaacgtttattttcaTATAATGGCACTTTAAGCCATTCTTACTTAATTGTATATACATGTTAAAAGCCGTCAAAAGTCTTAGTTAAAAAATAGGATACGGAAACACTAGTTGGCTGTAATTGGCTGACgatgcgattcgttactttcCAGAAAGCAGTGTGCTTGGTTCGGCATATCTCtatcattttacaaattaaatttgtttcaccTAAATCCAAAAGGTTCTGGTGGGGagaattacaaaattttgatGCTAAAACGTAGTTCAAAGGCATCATTTTTTCCAAATGCTTATGTATTTCCAGGTGGTAACATTGACAAGGTAAATGAACTAGTTTCATTCATATCATGATATTACCTTTTCCTCTAAACTTCTTACGACTTTTGAAAGGCGCAAAAaagagttttgttttttattgtaggCAGATTCTTCATTTCGCTGGTTTAGTGTATTTCATCTGCTCACCCGAAATGTAGAATCACTTGGGCAAAATTTTATTGTGCACCAGCATGATGAGATGCGGTCTcctatgtttaaaaatggtaaaaacaatGTCAATTCGGGTTTACCAAATGAAATATCTCTTCGTATATCCGCTATCCGTGAAACGTTTGAGGAAACTGGAATTTTAATTGCACACTCAACCCATGAAAACTCAATGTCACCATTACCAGAAAATAATTGGTAAACATACCTGTTGTACATTAATTGTATTAACGGAGAAATGTCTTTcgtctaaaaatatttatgttgtacatattaatatgtttaaaggTATTGTAGCGTTATTGAATGGGACCATGCTGAGGTTGAAATATGGAGATCAAAGGTCAGGGAAGATGCCAATGAATTCCTTAATTTGTGTATTCAAAATAAGTATGTACCTGATATTTGGGCATTACATGAGTGGAGTAACTGGCTCACTCCAACCTTTATGCCAAAAAAGAACTCCAAAAGATATGACACTGTATTTTACAAGGCGTGCCTTAAATCTCCTCCTAGCTACACCAAGCAAGACAATTCAGAAGTTATCTGCTTGAATGTAATACCAATTTGTGTTCAATACATAGAGgttatattcatatatattattatagtGGGAATCTCCATCAACAACTTTACTATCGTAtcataatcaaaaaattattctGGCACCACCTCAAGTCTATGAATTAGGAAGGTTGTTGAATTTTAAGCAACATCAGGTTCTTGCAAGGTAAAAAAGTTTCTTATActgatattaaattttttttaacaacttgaatgtaactttactaGAATTTAAACAAGCGGCGAATAGTGTAACCTTAGAGTTTTATCTTATGCTTTTGTTATCTTTGTTGCTTTTACAGTAGAAATACTGCCACAGTACTAAACTCATATTTGAGGTATGCAAAATGTTAACAAAAtagagtttttatttttccacaCAGTCATTTTTTTTCACCCAGACAGTTTTGTGTGTGTTGCAAGTGTGAGTTGTTGGGACAATCAGACTTTGATCCAGACACAACGAAACATTAATTCATAGGCGTCGATTTTTTAGggaaattcatattttttggggTGGCAACTTTCTTACATTCGGCCAATaatatactctttggtttcttaGTTTAGTAAttattgacgacataaacATGCGCTTTATTTTAACCGCATCGGTTACCCTGCGAGAACACCGCGAATAgtttaaatgatgaaatgGTTTGTGCAAACGttaaaaatatgcatttttcCAACACCTACTTTATTACATTGGACACAAATCATCTCACATGGAACCTTTATGtagtgattttaaaattatattacatttattaaaaagacgcATCTAAATCAGTAGAAACAGATGAAACGTTTTGAAACAGATGAAACGTTTTACGCA comes from Ciona intestinalis unplaced genomic scaffold, KH HT000067.1, whole genome shotgun sequence and encodes:
- the LOC100184407 gene encoding nucleoside diphosphate-linked moiety X motif 19-like isoform X4; amino-acid sequence: MLKRSSKASFFPNAYVFPGGNIDKADSSFRWFSVFHLLTRNVESLGQNFIVHQHDEMRSPMFKNGKNNVNSGLPNEISLRISAIRETFEETGILIAHSTHENSMSPLPENNWYCSVIEWDHAEVEIWRSKWESPSTTLLSYHNQKIILAPPQVYELGRLLNFKQHQVLARFTSKRRLKGLSRWLPVRAQSTDGVLMSLLPDTTEKPPNERSTEKVKRCKFDTLSSDEKSDNEDQSETVSPVPQSTRTTMQQPWLQAKHKVKFFNQDRTKHKVTILSRVGKATLKYEYFYNIEYNLICLMRFVANTGE
- the LOC100184407 gene encoding nucleoside diphosphate-linked moiety X motif 19-like isoform X1, which encodes MLKRSSKASFFPNAYVFPGGNIDKADSSFRWFSVFHLLTRNVESLGQNFIVHQHDEMRSPMFKNGKNNVNSGLPNEISLRISAIRETFEETGILIAHSTHENSMSPLPENNWYCSVIEWDHAEVEIWRSKVREDANEFLNLCIQNKYVPDIWALHEWSNWLTPTFMPKKNSKRYDTVFYKACLKSPPSYTKQDNSEVICLNWESPSTTLLSYHNQKIILAPPQVYELGRLLNFKQHQVLARFTSKRRLKGLSRWLPVRAQSTDGVLMSLLPDTTEKPPNERSTEKVKRCKFDTLSSDEKSDNEDQSETVSPVPQSTRTTMQQPWLQAKHKVKFFNQDRTKHKVTILSRVGKATLKYEYFYNIEYNLICLMRFVANTGE
- the LOC100184407 gene encoding nucleoside diphosphate-linked moiety X motif 19-like isoform X3 produces the protein MLKRSSKASFFPNAYVFPGGNIDKADSSFRWFSVFHLLTRNVESLGQNFIVHQHDEMRSPMFKNGKNNVNSGLPNEISLRISAIRETFEETGILIAHSTHENSMSPLPENNWYCSVIEWDHAEVEIWRSKVREDANEFLNLCIQNKYVPDIWALHEWSNWLTPTFMPKKNSKRYDTVFYKACLKSPPSYTKQDNSEVICLNWESPSTTLLSYHNQKIILAPPQVYELGRLLNFKQHQVLARFTSKRRLKGLSRWLPVRAQSTDGVLMSLLPDTTEKPPNERSTEKVKRCKFDTLSSDEKSDNEDQSETVSPVPQSTRTTMQQPWLQAKHKGSKRN
- the LOC100184407 gene encoding nucleoside diphosphate-linked moiety X motif 19-like isoform X5 — translated: MLKRSSKASFFPNAYVFPGGNIDKADSSFRWFSVFHLLTRNVESLGQNFIVHQHDEMRSPMFKNGKNNVNSGLPNEISLRISAIRETFEETGILIAHSTHENSMSPLPENNWYCSVIEWDHAEVEIWRSKVREDANEFLNLCIQNKYVPDIWALHEWSNWLTPTFMPKKNSKRYDTVFYKACLKSPPSYTKQDNSEVICLNWESPSTTLLSYHNQKIILAPPQVYELGRLLNFKQHQVLARFTSKRRLKGLSRWLPVRAQSTDGVLMSLLPG
- the LOC100184407 gene encoding nucleoside diphosphate-linked moiety X motif 19-like isoform X2 — translated: MLKRSSKASFFPNAYVFPGGNIDKADSSFRWFSVFHLLTRNVESLGQNFIVHQHDEMRSPMFKNGKNNVNSGLPNEISLRISAIRETFEETGILIAHSTHENSMSPLPENNWYCSVIEWDHAEVEIWRSKVREDANEFLNLCIQNKYVPDIWALHEWSNWLTPTFMPKKNSKRYDTVFYKACLKSPPSYTKQDNSEVICLNWESPSTTLLSYHNQKIILAPPQVYELGRLLNFKQHQVLARFTSKRRLKGLSRWLPVRAQSTDGVLMSLLPGDNWYPKFVDPTVETGVVQIQHSYKEIIQMKPHNHIKFTSNFNNMEVVCTIQPMYEHVQALSLNSSML